In Ciconia boyciana chromosome 1, ASM3463844v1, whole genome shotgun sequence, the genomic stretch ggttttcaaagaaagatgctTCAGGCTGTGCTCAGCCACCCCTCCAACCTCCTGATTCACAGGTGACTGAGgtgaaaaagacagaaacagaagacagaaaagcatttccatATTTCCCCTGTTATCTACTCAggacttgtatttattttttgaaattcaactctgaaaacaaaaacagaaaagaaaataatccttaAGTCTGACTAAGATATACTGCAACTTATGACTTGGCCACAATATTCCTTTTACCAACGAACTGTCTGTTGCCTCTCTTGCAAATCTCAAGTGAGAAAGAATTGGTGATGCACTAGCACTTAAAGCAATGACTTGAGttgtatttctgcagtgcagtgTCTGCTATATATGCTGCATTATATTCTCtttattcttccctttctttgtgttttctgtatttttattctccaattactccttttcttcctgttttcccaACCCTATTCTGTTTCCCCAACCTGCTCCTTCAGGTGACCCCAGGGGAGGGGTCACTTTGGCTGCACTACACTTGCAGCAGCACATGTTCAAAGATCTTCTGAAGAGTCACTTTAAATGTACCAGCCAACCACAACACTTGCTGTCCATCACCTCTGTATTCTCTGTTTGGGATGACAGTTAGGCTCCAGCACTGAAATTACTGTTTGAACATAAGCAAGAGTAAAACCTGTCCTTCCCTCCACCTAGCTACGTCTTTGTCCTCAACAAAAACCCACCGCATTCAGCAGGGAcgagcagagaagcagagaaatgcTGACAGACCTAACCCTCAAAGGGAGTCGGGCGCACGTGCCACTCGCAGCCCTGTGCCCAGCCAGCGCTGCCCCTGTGTGCAGTGCCGTACCCCAGCCTCTGCTGCGAGGGAGGAGAACAAATCCCCTCCTCATCAGAAATGTCGCTGCACCTGGTCATTTGAGAAAGGCCAGCTTAAAGAATTTGAAAGCAAGCAGAGGGCAAAGCCCATCCTTACCATCACTCCAGCCCAATACACACATTGTCAACCAACCATTTGAAACGAAACGCAACTGTAAGCAGCCATACGCTCCACTGGTGTACTGGATGGTTTCATAACAACTGCCTCTGGCACAACGGTACTGGTACCTTCTGGTTTACTTTAGTGGCAGCCACGGTCATGTTGCGCAGATCCTGAGTATTACAGTCACTGGAGTTCATGCAACAGCTTGTAGGGATGCCGTGTTTGAAGAAGTAAGGGCTGGTGCTCCAGTTGGTGTAGCTCTGAATGCCGCAGCAGCTCAGCTATGAGGAATAAGAGATGGatttaaaagaagcaaacaaaccagAATTAAAACTAGTGCGGGATCATCACTACCCACTTAATAAGCTCATCATCAAAATAAAGACAGGTTGTCtccagttttcaaaagcagataccaccccctgccccatttATCACGAAAGTATCAGGAATGTCATTTACAGAAGATGGGAGCAGACGACCTACAAAAAAGAGGTATTTATGAGCAGAGCTATTATTTGTAACATTTGACAAAGGTCCAGCCATAAAGCCATCTTTTTTAGTTGAAggtctgttgggtttttttttcgtttgtttgtttcctttgcttatttatttattcgATTAAAGATGATCCTGGAAATTCAAGACAGAGCCTCACAATGCGGTcaaaaaaaatgtccttaaaaaGCCCAAAGCATTACATAGAATTACATGTAACACATACAGGGTCAAACTAGTACAAATTGTTAAGGTGAAGCAAGCCTCTCTAACtcaccaaaataatttctaggaAAATTCACTGAGCCATGAACAGAAGGAGACCATATGTTCATAGAGTGTGTCTATGaaatcagctgaaaaactgCAAGTTGGGAAGGATGTTCTGCTCTAGATGCTAAGCTAGAAGACAGTCACTCAAAGATATGGAGTACGTGCTCaattttctgcatgaaaagGGCTTATAAATGCAGTTCCTGTGAAAACAGAGCTACAaatgaaattaacattttgctaCAACAGAAACTCTGAACAATTACTCAAAACTATTTAGTTTAGCCAACTCCAGGGAATCAGAAGTTCAAAATATAGGTTAACATTAGGCAAACAGACCATTTGACAGCAGAATATACTCAGTTTAGAGCAGTGCAGTAGTCTGCTAACTCAGAGAAGCCAGGTTAGAGGCACAGTTTCAAACATGCTGAGGGGTCCAACATAATAGTTGTAATTTCTAAAGAAGATCTAGAAGTCATCAATAGAATCACATTAAAATTTCAACTGTTCAGCAAGTTACAATCATATGAAAGTAAATTGGCTTATAGAATGTATTGTGAGCTGAAGGGATAGCTTCTTGCCATGGTACAGTTTCCGGTAGgaatttaaatgtgaattttatcGCTCTGTGTTGtagttacagaatcacagaatcacagaatcgtatcggttggaaaagacctttaaggtcatcgagtccaaccataaacctaacactaccaagaccaccactacaccatgtccctaagcacctcatccaaacatcttttaaatacctccagggatggcgactcaaccacttccctgggcagcctgttccaatgcttgataaccctttcagtgaagtaaaatttcctaatatccagtctaaacctcccctggcgcaacttgaagccatttcctctcatcctatcacttgttacctgggagaagagaccgacccccacctctctacagcctcctttcaggtagttgtagagagcgataaggtctcccctcagcctccttttctccaggctaaacaaccccagttccctcagccgctcctcatcagacttgtgctccagacccttcaccagctgcgttgcccttctctggacacgctccagcacctccctgtctctcttgtagcgaggggcccaacaatgaacacagtattcgaggtgcagcctcaccagtgctgagtacaggggcacgatcacttccctagtcctgctggccacgctattcctgatacaagccaggatgccattggccttcttggccacctgggcacactgctggctcatattcaggcggctgtcgaccaacacccccaggtccttctctgccagacagctttccagccactcttccccaagcctgtagcgttgcatggggttgctgtgacccaagtgcaggaccttgcactcagccttgttgaaccccatacaattgacctcggtccatcgatccagcctgtccaggtccctctgcagagccttccttccctcaagcagattgacactcccacacaacttggtgtcatctgcaaacttactgagggtgcactcgatcccttcgtccagatcatcgataaagatattaaacagaactggccccagcacagagccctggggaacaccgcttgtgaccggccgccaactggagtaaactccattcaccaccactctttgggcccggccatccagccagttctttacccagttCTCCACCCAGTTGGTGGACTTAGTCCCTTGTGGTTGGCATCTCCAACTAGTTTGGCGATGCTGCAGCATTTGCTCGTGCCCTGTGCCCTGCTGGAAGGCAAGGAAAGCTCCCATTGCCCTGCTACCACACCCCGTGGTCAGAAAGGCTCTTCCACTGAGCACCTAATCCatccctccagcacagctggagaaCAGCTTTCATTGCCAACCTCAGCAGCACATTTGTGcacctccttttcctctggaGAAAATACACTCAGTTTCTTCGCTAAACTCACTAGGTCTCCTTTGCCTGCCTCTCACTGTACTTGTGAAGAGAACTGCTGCAGTTTATCAGTGATACAGGGTGCCAGATTATAAAATCCTGTCTCATCCAGCTCAAATTTATAACATTTCATAATCCTATTGACAGATTCCCTTAAGAACACCTTGTTCTTAAGGAATAAAACTGGCTCCTAAAACCTAATTCAAAATTCAAGACCTACAACAAGACCTACCTAATTCacggaatcacagaattgtataggttggaaaagacctttaagatcatcgagtccaactgtaaacctaacactaccaagaccaccactataccatgtccctaagcagaCCAACAACAAGCAAGAACAACAATTCAAGACCAACAACAAGCAAGTGGGACAGGCCCTGTCTTGATTACATAGCTTGTTCATTAAAACTTAGGCATCTTGGACAAGCGTATCagttgaaatactttttctttagaTCAGCTTTTCCAGCCTCTAAGTTTGCTTGCAATATACAGCTTGCAGATTGAGCTATCTACGTTCTGTGATAAAATCTGAATGTATGCTTTGTCTCtctttatttattcatttttgatATCCAGTTTTAGACTTACACTTTCCTGTACGTTATCCACTGCATGGCTCCGCTCATCGTTCTTGTTGTAATTCTGGATTGCTTCAGTATATGTCCTAAGGAAAGTATCCTTGATCTATGagggtgagaaaaaaaacagcccaTGTGAGCAATGAAAAGCGTAACATCTGAAGCAGTTTTCACAGGAAGCAAATGCATTTCCAAACCTGACAAGGCACCCAAATGAGCCCTTCCCACTCGTTTTCAAGTGTGTTttcagagctggcagagctcccTCTTAACTGTCAGGCGTCACTCATGCCATTTTTCAAGTGGGGTCTATCGGACACAGAAAGAAAACGACCCCAGCAAACTGCTACATTTTAAAACCCAGAAAATTACTTAACCTATAAGAAAGATATCCTTTGATGCTTTTTCCCCAAACACTTTGTTCCAGCACTTAGTCTGAAGGAGGCTGCATGCTTCTCTCTGCTCATGGATGCCTGGTGGGAGCTGAAGCTTGTGCAAACTCCTTGGTGACAGAAGCCAGTGGCACCAAAAGAAGACATGAATCCCCCCTGACCAGGTGGCAGCCCTCATCCGCAGCACCAAAGGCGTTTGGGTAAGGAACAAGAGGTCTTTCAGGTGGAGAAGGTCAGGCACATCACCAGGAATGGCACTTTGACTGGGTGGTAAAGGGACCACCCAGGGTCGCAGATGATTTGGGCAACCCATGTAGCTGTGACCTTCACAAGAGACTGGCTCTCCCGAAAGGGAGCAGCAACCTGAGACTGAGGCTGCCACAGGTTAGGCCGGATGAAATGGCAATCCTCAGCAGATGGACAGGTATTTCAGGATCAAATTAAAAACTATCCACCACTTGCAAGGGTAGACACCAGAAAAGCCCGTAGCAAGGGAAATCTCATGTCAAAAGAGGAGACTAGGAAACCAGTTAATACAAACAGACGAGACAAGGAGGGTCTCTAGGGTTGTCCTGGTTCAGCACTAATGGCACGTAGGTCCATGGACTTAAAGCCAGAGATAGACCTGATTACAGTGGATAAAGCAGAAGTGCTACTACAAATCTAGACCATcatgcttttttaaagcttcttccTGTCCCAGTTTCCTACCTCACTCTATTTCTAATCTCTCCTTATTCTCAGGATAGAAACAAAATCCCATCCCACTCTTTCACCcccaataaaagaaaaagatttacaaAACATCAAGTCTGATGCAGAGTGCTCTCTGCCTTATATAAACAAGCACTGGCCTGGCTGAAGAAGCTGTGattaagaaaagtatttaatcTATTTTGCAGCCCTCAGCATATGTAAAAGAGTAAAGAAGATCTGACATGATGGACACACAAAAAACGATAGCTCCAGAGTAAATTATCAGGCAGCTGAGGCCAAGAGCTTTGGTTAAATCCTTTCATTTGGAATCACATCAGTTTTTAAGAGCTGTACAGGTTATTGTCATGCATCAGCTGCATCCCTGGAGATGCGTATGGAGCCGCCGAGCTCAGCGACCTACACATTCTCCACGGTCCAGAGGACttctcagcagctcctgcccagggAGGCACTGCCATATGCAAACTCAGCACATTTCCACCTACCTCGTGGCGAAACACAAACCCTGAAATGCCAGCCACTAGCTCAGCCAGGAACACCAGGGACAAGAACATGGCAtactgaaaaggaaggaggCAAGAGAAGTCAGAATGTGGCAGGCTTTTGTCTCAGCACAGATACTGCTCAGTTATCACATAAAATTTAACTTTCTGCTGTAGACCCTTTAAAGATGTTAATACACCAAACGTCTTTTGGAGGCAATACATAGGTTATTGCCTGAATATGTGTTTATACAACTCACAAATGATATGTATTGTCTAATTACTGGCTTTTCTAATATTTCTGTTCCCACATTTCTTAGCGTTCTcatataaattaaaacacacTCACATGCCAGAGATGGATCCAAGTCACTCAGGTTTTGATCTGGCAATCAGGAATACAAACAGACCCTTTATGTTTGCATGGCACTCTGCTAAAGTAAATAGGCTTCTCCTGGTGTTTTGGTTCGTGTTTATCTATCTCACTGCTGGACTGGGATTTGCTGCCCAATTCCTGAAGTTTCTCCAATGAATGAACTGAAccactgacttcactggaaATATTCTCATGGTAATACTAGACAGATGCCTCAAATACTTTGCTGAGCCAAGGCCCGTGTTTGGCTTTAGGAGCAGCATTTGGATCCAGAGCTAAATAAACCTTGAAAACAGCGCTTTCAGTgtttaaactattaaaaatgcatctaagcagaaataaagaaggtaaattaaaaaatgcaaagcgGGATGGTAAAATTTGAAGTTGGGGCTTAATCTTCTGGAGggaaaattaccttttttgtCCATGTGCTAAAtaacagttaattaaaaaaggaaacattttaaattaaattcagtcCTAGCAGCATTTAGTGGAAAGagggaaatttatttttaatggaagattGTTGGTGACGGGAGAAGTAGAAAAATCATTCTCTACAATTAATGCAGCTGTCATATCACTGCCTGTATTCTGtccaggagagaaagaaagttttgttaagaaagaaagaaagttaaatttCTTATGtgtacaatgaaaataaagccaTGTGCTTGGAACAGCACATGCCACTGTAAGTGGCATACCTTTAAAAAAGTTACATGACTTACAAAGCAACTAGCAGAGCCTGAATTCCTATGGATTTAGATCTTCTTTCACCTTTATCCCTTTCCCATCTGGACCGCAGTAACTCCAACAAGCCTCTACACACGCCCTGACAGCACGTCACCAGCAAGAGACAGCAGCGGTGCGCCTACGGCAGCGGTAGATACTTGCCCGCTGGCCACCAGCATATACCTGCTGACCGATCTGCAGCTGCTACCTCTCCCCTGCTGTGCCATCAATTGAGCAACTTAACTCTCTTTAAGACGTCCTTTTTAAAAACCCGGTTCAAACTGGAGAATGATTGTCCCATCTCCTTAGAAAACCAGCCCCAAAATATTGTAGCAGGAGATGCATTGTACTGTCAAGCCCTTTTCCACTATCTTAGTGCATCACAAGTGCTATTTCCACCTTTCAAATCATTACACATGTAGGATTTTGCTCCTGAATATTCCTAGAAACACAGTTTATCATATAGGTTTGCTTAACCTATAgttactttgcattttaaggTGGGCTGGAAAACTCAGAACAGAGAAACTTACAGGGAGAGAGGTTAAACTGGACTGACAGACAGCTGCTGTACCTCTGCTTAGTGTACCTTGAGTCCATGCTGCTTTTGAGATGAGAACAAACATACCATACAGAGCTTTGTTTTCTGGGGTTGACTTGTTTTATTGTAGTGAATgttaggagaaaaagaaaggctggtGTGCTTTTAGAAGGCACTAACTATTTTTTCCATAGATTTCACATCAGAGTATTAAAATAACCCCTTTAAACTATACTTCAGATGAAGTTCACATTTATGATGCTTTGGACATTTTTAAGATTGTAAATATACCTATCTATTTGGctcacagaaaaacaacaattGTAGAATTAATCACAGAGTAATTCATCAGCAGCATTTCACCCTGCACAACCACACATGGGCCTGTATGCTGTGCGGTAGCAAAATTCATTCATACTCAATCAACAACTGGTTTTGGcaaagattttttcccccttctttgtCCAAAAGACACACGTGTTGAACATTAAGATCAATAAAATCCAGCTTATGTGCCTAAAAACCCACGGTAACATCTGGTGAAGCttggcagggggtggggggaatccCAATACATCAACAAAacctcttcccctcctgcttAAGGCGTTTTGGCATGCTTACCAGTTTCAGCATCCATGGGCTGCCACGACAAGTGGCAAAGCAGCCAAAAAGCCCGAAGACAATGATTGTGGTACCCGTCCCGATGAGCACGTAGGGGGCATTGGTGGAGTTCTCAGCAATGAGAGAGATGTACGTGCCAAGAGTGAGCTTGCCCCAGACACCGACTGCGAGAAGGATAACGCCTGTAATCTGCAAAACAAGAGGAGAAAGCCATCAGGAGCTACCAGGGAAGGCGTCCAAATTCAATACACAGTGATCCTGAGGAGATTCATTGGTGCTGTTGTGTTGGCAGAAGGAATCTTCAAGACTTTTACTAACTCCAGAGGGATggacagagaaaattaatttcccacATCTGGAGATGTTACGTTAAGACTGCCACTGGAGGACAAATATCTAGGACTAACCACTGCAAAGCTGACAATGGCCAAGGGAGGATGCAGTGTACTGCCTGCAGGAACAGGCTCTCTGCTCCTACAGCCCACTGAGAGAGGTGGGCAACTCCATCGCTCTTACCAAAAGCCAACAATAACCGCCGCCACCTCACACCTCCTGAGTTTTGCCACAAAAACTGCCTGAACCACAAAAACCTGCTGCTTGACGTCCCGTCCTTCTTAATGCCAAAGTTTCAGGAACATGAGCGTCCCTTGCAGCACATTACTCTGGCAAGTGAGCCTTCCCCCACTCCCCAGGCTATACAGCAAGCCAGCCCCTGGCTGCGCAGAAGCTTTCCCCCCTGCCacggggtgggagggaagacaCCAGTGGGCCCTGGGAGCGCCCAGGCTCTTGCCCGAGACGTAGAAGTAGAGGCCACCATGCCGCGGGGCAGCCGGGGCACGCAGGCTCCCAGCCTCAGCAGGGACGGAGGGGAAGCCCCTGGTGTGCCGTACACCGACACCGAGCAGTGGCCACAACAGGGATGATGCCTGCACCATCTGCTGATCACCACCTTATGCTGACACGCCTGCTTCAAGACTGTACACACGTAACTCATTTCCACGGCACGGCCGAAGATGGGACACGAAGGGCCGGTCCCGAGTGCCAGCTCTGCAAATGCCTCCTGAATTCCCCCAAAACTTCCTACTAGCTCCTCCAGACCACTGCTgaggggcagaggcagaagaaataTCCTGACATTTCCAAGTTTTCTCTTGTGAACATCTTTATACTGCTGTGAAATCTTGAAATTCAACACTATTACACCAGGGTTGCCCTGCAGTTGTTTGTGGAGGGGATCCCTGTTCACAGTTATGTTGCCCCTAAAAAATCCCAGCTGAGCTATGTTGTAAGATCTTTCAGCTACTTTTCATACAGGTTGATGTGAATTAATTCAGGGAAAGccttctcaaaggaaaaaaggaaagcagttttttggcttttttaccAAGGCTGGCTCAAAAAGGACTATGCAGGGTGCACCTCCGGCACTGCCTTCCCACTGTGCCCTTTCCACCGTCCTGCTGCTCAGCACTAGCAG encodes the following:
- the TSPAN7 gene encoding tetraspanin-7, coding for MASRRMETKPVITCLKTLLIIYSFVFWITGVILLAVGVWGKLTLGTYISLIAENSTNAPYVLIGTGTTIIVFGLFGCFATCRGSPWMLKLYAMFLSLVFLAELVAGISGFVFRHEIKDTFLRTYTEAIQNYNKNDERSHAVDNVQESLSCCGIQSYTNWSTSPYFFKHGIPTSCCMNSSDCNTQDLRNMTVAATKVNQKGCYDLVTSFMETNMGIIAGVAFGIAFSQLIGMLLACCLSRFITANQYEMV